From Bacillota bacterium, one genomic window encodes:
- a CDS encoding carbohydrate-binding protein, translating to MYVAQGRNFLDNRVDVIPSPSLKDRHATIRYEGLLQKCGADRVFIHYGFDGWKSNSFAEMRREPDGSFACSIPMQGDSECNFCFKDAANNWDNNNGWNWATDIRY from the coding sequence ATGTACGTAGCCCAAGGCCGCAACTTTTTGGACAATCGTGTTGACGTGATCCCCTCTCCCAGCCTGAAGGATCGTCACGCGACCATTCGTTACGAGGGGTTGCTCCAGAAATGTGGTGCCGACCGGGTCTTCATTCATTACGGCTTCGACGGCTGGAAGAGCAACTCTTTCGCCGAGATGCGGCGTGAACCCGACGGCTCATTCGCCTGCTCCATCCCGATGCAGGGCGATAGTGAATGCAACTTCTGCTTCAAGGATGCCGCGAACAACTGGGACAACAACAACGGGTGGAACTGGGCCACCGACATCAGATACTGA
- a CDS encoding rhomboid family intramembrane serine protease yields MIPLRDTIRTRRFPVVTVAIIVANLTVFLFSIALSPGELQRLVTAFGIVPALQIQMFLQAPLVLDTWIPVVTSMFLHGGWFHVLGNMLYLWVFGDNVEDVLGRGRFLLFYLLAGFAGGLAHIVSAPGSLIPTIGASGAVAGVLGAYFITFPSSRILALVPILFFITFVKVPAVLFLFLWIGLQLLYGVLAVTGPANMVAWWAHVGGFAAGMLLMKFMAAGSRTAGRQ; encoded by the coding sequence TTGATACCGCTGCGCGATACAATCCGGACCCGCCGCTTTCCGGTCGTCACCGTTGCCATCATCGTCGCCAACCTCACGGTCTTTTTGTTCTCCATCGCGCTTTCTCCAGGTGAGCTGCAGCGGTTAGTGACTGCTTTCGGAATCGTGCCCGCCCTGCAGATTCAGATGTTTTTACAGGCTCCCTTGGTGCTTGACACCTGGATACCGGTGGTGACCTCCATGTTCCTCCACGGCGGGTGGTTTCACGTGTTGGGGAATATGCTCTACCTTTGGGTGTTCGGGGATAACGTCGAGGATGTTCTGGGGCGGGGGCGGTTTTTGCTGTTCTACCTCCTGGCCGGCTTCGCGGGAGGGCTGGCTCACATCGTGAGCGCTCCCGGCTCGTTGATTCCGACGATCGGGGCCTCCGGCGCGGTGGCCGGAGTGTTGGGAGCGTACTTCATCACTTTTCCGAGTTCCCGGATCCTGGCCCTGGTTCCGATTCTGTTCTTCATCACTTTCGTGAAGGTTCCGGCCGTGCTGTTCCTGTTTCTCTGGATCGGCCTCCAGCTCCTCTACGGGGTTTTGGCCGTCACCGGCCCGGCCAATATGGTCGCGTGGTGGGCGCATGTAGGCGGCTTCGCGGCCGGGATGCTGTTGATGAAGTTCATGGCGGCGGGCTCACGGACGGCCGGCCGACAATAG
- a CDS encoding iron-containing alcohol dehydrogenase, with amino-acid sequence MLFDILTPARVLFGPGSTYRLGEETAALGKKALLVTGRESLKKSGNIERVTQPLAISGIEVISFAEVPPEPAVDVVEAGRRRAREEGCTVVIGAGGGSALDAAKMIAGLAHADGPALDYLNGREILAPGLPFVAVPTTAGSGSEMTRTAVLIDPPTRRKQSVRSDWWMARTVVADPILTMSMPRSLTAQTGMDAFTHAVEAFTSRWATPYTNALSREAVRLIAQNFYTACHHPGRRDARESMLLGSVLAGMALNTARAGAVHALASPVGARYGLGHGLVCGVLLPYVVEFNMAVAEDEYAQLARTIGVAQPSASDSEAAGRFHHYVVRLSARLGLPEKLGALGLTGEAVPELVAGALESASLAANPRKATRADLTAILERNL; translated from the coding sequence TTGCTTTTTGATATCCTTACGCCGGCCAGGGTGCTTTTCGGGCCGGGCAGCACCTATCGTCTGGGCGAAGAGACGGCCGCACTGGGCAAGAAGGCGCTTTTGGTCACGGGGCGGGAAAGCTTGAAAAAGTCCGGAAACATCGAACGGGTGACCCAGCCCTTGGCGATTTCCGGGATCGAAGTAATCAGCTTTGCGGAGGTGCCGCCGGAGCCGGCGGTGGACGTGGTGGAAGCCGGACGGCGCCGGGCCCGGGAAGAAGGCTGCACGGTGGTGATCGGTGCGGGCGGGGGTAGTGCACTGGACGCCGCCAAGATGATCGCCGGACTGGCGCACGCGGACGGCCCGGCGCTGGACTATCTGAACGGCCGGGAGATCCTGGCCCCCGGTCTGCCCTTTGTCGCGGTGCCGACGACCGCCGGCAGCGGCTCGGAAATGACCAGGACTGCGGTGCTCATTGATCCGCCAACCAGGCGGAAGCAAAGCGTGCGCTCGGACTGGTGGATGGCCCGCACGGTCGTGGCCGATCCCATTTTAACCATGTCCATGCCGCGGAGCTTGACCGCGCAGACCGGAATGGACGCGTTCACGCATGCCGTTGAAGCCTTCACCTCCCGCTGGGCCACCCCGTATACGAACGCGTTGAGCCGGGAGGCCGTACGCCTGATCGCGCAGAATTTCTACACGGCCTGCCACCATCCCGGGCGCCGGGACGCCCGGGAAAGCATGCTTTTGGGCAGCGTACTGGCCGGAATGGCGCTCAACACGGCGCGGGCCGGCGCGGTGCACGCCCTGGCGTCTCCGGTCGGTGCGCGTTACGGCTTGGGGCACGGATTGGTATGCGGGGTGCTTTTGCCTTACGTGGTGGAATTCAACATGGCCGTGGCCGAAGACGAGTACGCCCAATTGGCCCGGACCATCGGCGTGGCTCAGCCAAGCGCTTCGGATTCCGAGGCGGCCGGGCGCTTCCACCATTATGTGGTCCGCCTGTCGGCCCGGCTGGGGTTGCCGGAGAAGCTCGGCGCTCTCGGCCTGACCGGGGAGGCTGTCCCCGAACTGGTTGCCGGGGCGCTTGAAAGCGCTTCTCTGGCGGCCAACCCCCGCAAGGCGACTCGCGCCGACCTGACCGCCATTCTGGAACGCAACCTTTAG
- a CDS encoding NAD(P)H-dependent glycerol-3-phosphate dehydrogenase: protein MDKVAVLGAGSWGTALAVHLARNGHPVWLWARRAGLAENLKSTRENVAYLPGVKLPETVRVSTGMEEVLAGSTVVVFAVPSHGFRGVLAAAHAHLPAEAVVVNVAKGLEVDSLQRLSEVYLQESGAADLSRYVALSGPSHAEEVGRNLPTAVVASSPFAPAAEAVQALFMSPGLRVYTNPDTVGVELGGALKNIIALGTGIADGLGSGDNAKAALMTRGLAEITRLGIRLGANPLTFGGLAGVGDLIVTCTSRHSRNRRAGIEIGRGQTLEEAQAAVRMVVEGVRTTRAARLLSRIHGVEMPITDQIYRVLFEGLSPAEAVKQLMGRGRTREIEEVAGFDVWWSRKRS, encoded by the coding sequence GTGGATAAAGTAGCCGTATTGGGCGCGGGAAGCTGGGGAACGGCTTTGGCCGTACACCTCGCCCGCAACGGTCACCCCGTCTGGTTATGGGCCCGCAGGGCCGGTCTGGCCGAAAACTTGAAAAGCACCCGCGAAAACGTGGCGTACCTGCCGGGAGTGAAACTGCCGGAAACGGTGCGGGTCAGCACCGGGATGGAGGAGGTGCTGGCGGGGAGCACGGTGGTGGTGTTCGCCGTTCCTTCCCACGGCTTCCGCGGGGTACTGGCTGCCGCGCATGCCCACCTGCCTGCGGAAGCGGTCGTGGTCAACGTGGCCAAGGGGCTGGAGGTGGATTCCCTCCAACGTTTATCCGAGGTATACCTTCAGGAATCGGGCGCCGCGGACCTTTCCCGGTACGTCGCCTTGTCGGGGCCGAGTCACGCCGAAGAGGTTGGCCGAAACCTGCCCACGGCCGTAGTCGCCTCTTCGCCCTTCGCACCCGCTGCGGAGGCCGTTCAGGCGTTGTTTATGAGCCCGGGCCTGCGGGTCTACACCAATCCCGACACGGTCGGGGTGGAGCTGGGCGGGGCTTTGAAGAACATCATCGCCCTGGGGACGGGCATCGCCGACGGACTGGGATCCGGGGACAACGCCAAGGCGGCGCTCATGACGCGGGGGCTGGCTGAAATCACCCGGCTGGGGATCAGGCTCGGTGCCAACCCGCTCACCTTCGGCGGATTGGCCGGGGTGGGCGACCTGATCGTCACCTGTACCAGTCGCCACAGCCGCAACCGGCGGGCGGGGATTGAGATCGGCCGGGGCCAGACGCTGGAGGAGGCCCAGGCCGCGGTGCGCATGGTGGTCGAAGGAGTGCGCACCACCCGGGCGGCCCGCTTGTTGTCCCGCATCCACGGGGTGGAAATGCCGATTACGGACCAGATCTACCGGGTGCTGTTTGAGGGCCTGTCCCCGGCCGAAGCCGTAAAACAGCTGATGGGCAGAGGACGCACCCGAGAGATCGAGGAAGTGGCCGGATTTGACGTCTGGTGGTCCAGAAAGAGGTCTTGA